From Brevibacillus marinus, a single genomic window includes:
- a CDS encoding restriction endonuclease: MKGKEGYKIAVQCKRWKRDVGNDIVLRLKAGKQIYGCYDAWIITTSNFTKAAREAAEPLRIRLINGLTVHDMITRWRKDAKHEPHGLNEGDCLSSRTFFKTPLGAESLMIPSADIAITKTSKELTR; this comes from the coding sequence TTGAAAGGCAAGGAAGGGTACAAAATTGCCGTTCAATGCAAACGGTGGAAGCGGGATGTCGGAAATGACATTGTATTGAGGCTGAAAGCCGGTAAACAGATTTATGGGTGCTACGATGCATGGATCATCACGACAAGCAACTTCACGAAAGCGGCCAGAGAAGCCGCCGAACCGTTGCGAATCCGTCTGATCAACGGATTAACTGTCCATGATATGATCACTCGATGGAGAAAAGACGCAAAGCACGAACCTCACGGGTTAAATGAAGGTGATTGTTTGAGTAGCCGGACGTTTTTCAAAACACCGCTTGGAGCGGAAAGCCTCATGATCCCGAGTGCGGACATAGCCATAACGAAAACAAGCAAAGAATTGACAAGGTGA
- a CDS encoding LacI family DNA-binding transcriptional regulator has product MTPTIKDVASAAGVSIGTVSKVINNSGFVSDKIRERVLLAITLLNYKPNDVARSLKQSKTKMIGIIIDDISNPYMMKIMKAVEDVANEMEYNLIFSSHNNNPEQEKKALQWLIEKRVNGIVMVPTGSNLDELNIPKSIPVMLVDRKVENSNFDLVAHENINTSITLVQHLYFHGHRRLLFIHGAFRNSVEVERYKGVLEAIELLGLDAGAQAFLEVGTDIDAIAASVRKYLESAGLPEGIYATNCFALAGTIRALWDMGVVVPDDVAVVGFGDIDTYGILRPIFTVAREDPYEVGKIAAENLFERIEEDENRGQPKKFLVTPKFIIGTSCGTHP; this is encoded by the coding sequence ATGACGCCCACAATAAAAGATGTAGCATCAGCTGCGGGTGTTTCCATTGGTACCGTTTCAAAAGTAATCAACAATTCCGGTTTTGTTAGCGACAAGATTCGAGAGAGAGTTCTCCTTGCCATCACTTTATTGAATTATAAACCCAACGATGTGGCCAGGAGCTTGAAACAATCCAAGACGAAAATGATCGGCATCATCATTGATGATATCTCCAACCCATACATGATGAAAATCATGAAAGCGGTGGAAGATGTAGCGAATGAAATGGAATACAATCTCATTTTTAGCTCACATAATAACAATCCCGAGCAAGAAAAGAAAGCGCTTCAGTGGTTGATCGAAAAGCGCGTGAACGGGATCGTCATGGTGCCTACCGGAAGCAATTTGGATGAACTGAACATTCCCAAAAGCATTCCCGTCATGCTGGTGGACCGAAAAGTTGAAAATTCCAATTTTGATCTGGTGGCTCATGAGAACATCAATACTTCTATTACACTTGTGCAGCATTTGTATTTTCACGGCCATCGCCGTTTGCTGTTTATTCACGGAGCTTTTCGCAACTCCGTGGAAGTGGAAAGGTACAAAGGTGTGCTCGAAGCCATTGAGCTGCTAGGGCTGGATGCCGGCGCACAAGCTTTTTTGGAAGTTGGCACAGATATAGATGCAATTGCCGCATCCGTACGAAAGTATTTGGAAAGCGCCGGGCTGCCCGAGGGAATATACGCCACGAATTGCTTTGCGTTGGCAGGGACGATTAGAGCACTATGGGACATGGGCGTTGTTGTGCCGGATGATGTGGCGGTTGTAGGATTTGGGGATATTGATACCTATGGTATATTGCGTCCGATTTTCACCGTAGCGAGGGAAGACCCCTATGAAGTTGGAAAAATAGCCGCTGAGAACCTTTTTGAAAGAATCGAAGAGGATGAAAATCGCGGTCAACCCAAAAAATTCCTTGTAACACCCAAATTCATAATTGGAACTTCTTGTGGTACGCACCCTTGA
- a CDS encoding TIGR00730 family Rossman fold protein, with the protein MKNIAVFCGSSTGSDPVYMEMAGRLGRKLAEENLTLVYGGAQVGCMGAVADACLQANGRVIGVIPEKLRDVEIAHRHLTELHVVKTMHERKALMSELADAFVALPGGPGTLEEWFEVFTWSQLGYHAKPCCLLNVNHYYDPLIAMLDHIIQQGFMKSSYRDMIIVESNVDDLMQSLYRYQPMHEVKWR; encoded by the coding sequence ATAAAAAATATTGCGGTATTTTGCGGTTCAAGCACGGGGAGTGACCCGGTGTACATGGAAATGGCCGGGCGTCTGGGGAGGAAATTGGCTGAAGAAAACCTGACGTTAGTCTACGGCGGTGCTCAAGTGGGGTGTATGGGGGCTGTGGCCGACGCGTGCCTGCAGGCGAACGGAAGAGTGATTGGCGTGATTCCGGAAAAACTGCGGGACGTAGAAATCGCCCATCGTCATCTCACAGAGCTCCATGTGGTCAAAACCATGCATGAGAGAAAAGCGCTGATGTCTGAATTGGCCGATGCTTTTGTCGCTTTGCCTGGCGGGCCGGGAACTTTGGAAGAATGGTTTGAAGTCTTTACGTGGTCACAGCTGGGCTATCATGCAAAACCTTGTTGTCTGCTCAACGTGAATCATTATTATGATCCGTTAATCGCTATGTTGGATCATATCATTCAACAAGGTTTTATGAAATCGTCTTATCGGGATATGATCATTGTGGAATCAAACGTTGATGATCTGATGCAGTCCCTCTACCGCTATCAACCCATGCACGAGGTAAAATGGAGGTAA
- the rbsK gene encoding ribokinase: MIHIVIPPKIIVVGSLNMDIVVETERTPDMGETILGNKVHFVPGGKGANQAVAAARLGAHTTLIGAVGEDEFGAKLLASLGENQVNIGAVKMVKGVSTGVALIVIANRDNQIIVVPGANLLCLADDLDQHESFIQQADVVLLQLEIPLETVCAAAEIAKRHGKKVILNPAPARELPRDLLKHVDVITPNRSELGLLTGYPIKDNELEKAMQSLLDLGPQTVITTLGSKGAAYLARGGDLQMVPSYKVPVVDSTGAGDAFNAGVAYALSSGMELKDAVLFASKVSALAVTKLGAQAGMPSREEVEAFHGVFAAETDGDAEQ, encoded by the coding sequence GTGATTCATATTGTGATCCCACCGAAGATAATTGTAGTAGGCAGTCTGAATATGGATATCGTAGTCGAGACGGAGAGAACCCCGGACATGGGAGAAACCATACTGGGGAATAAAGTACATTTTGTGCCGGGAGGAAAGGGAGCGAATCAAGCGGTTGCGGCCGCTCGACTGGGTGCGCATACCACCTTGATCGGCGCGGTTGGTGAGGATGAGTTTGGGGCAAAGCTGCTTGCTTCGTTAGGGGAGAATCAAGTCAATATCGGTGCCGTGAAGATGGTAAAAGGTGTGTCCACGGGTGTGGCGTTGATTGTGATTGCCAACAGGGACAACCAGATTATCGTCGTCCCCGGCGCTAATTTGCTCTGTTTGGCAGACGATCTCGATCAACATGAGTCCTTTATTCAACAGGCGGATGTCGTTCTCTTGCAGTTGGAAATTCCATTGGAAACGGTTTGTGCCGCAGCGGAAATAGCGAAACGTCACGGTAAAAAAGTTATTTTAAATCCCGCGCCAGCCAGAGAATTGCCCAGGGATCTTCTGAAACATGTAGACGTGATCACTCCCAACCGGTCGGAATTGGGCCTGCTCACTGGTTATCCGATTAAAGATAACGAATTGGAAAAGGCGATGCAGTCCCTCCTGGATCTGGGCCCTCAAACCGTGATCACCACGTTAGGTTCCAAGGGGGCCGCGTATTTGGCGAGAGGAGGAGACTTGCAGATGGTTCCCTCATACAAAGTCCCGGTGGTAGATTCCACCGGAGCGGGAGATGCTTTTAACGCTGGCGTGGCGTATGCATTATCCAGCGGCATGGAGTTGAAAGACGCGGTATTATTCGCATCCAAAGTATCGGCGCTGGCCGTCACAAAATTGGGGGCACAAGCAGGCATGCCTTCACGAGAGGAAGTTGAAGCGTTTCACGGGGTGTTTGCCGCTGAAACAGATGGGGATGCCGAACAGTGA
- a CDS encoding IS481 family transposase produces the protein MKAEDKVAYQRLSVLELAEALGNVSKACRERGMSRTQFYEYKRRFQTHGFEGLKDLPPIHKSHPQTTPPEVVDKLLEMSLNNPTWGCARLSDMLKLQGTYVSPPTIQNILNKHGMGSRYERLLKLEEKVLQTPVELTAEQAILIEKANPCFRERHVESSRPGELLAQDTFFVGTLKGVGKVYLQAIVDTYGSYAFGFLHTGKLPECAVAILHNDVLPFYRKHGLTVSAVLTDNGREFCGRDTHPYELYLALNDIEHRKTRVRRPQTNGFVERFNRTVLDEFFRIKFREKFYDGLDELQRDLDAWLVNYNMERPHRGYRNMGKRPIETITNYLSEMEAESTSIVRKEA, from the coding sequence ATGAAAGCGGAGGATAAAGTTGCTTATCAGCGTTTAAGTGTGTTGGAGTTGGCGGAAGCACTGGGGAATGTGAGCAAGGCATGTCGGGAACGGGGGATGTCCCGTACCCAATTCTATGAATACAAACGCCGGTTTCAAACGCATGGATTTGAGGGTCTGAAAGATTTGCCGCCGATCCACAAATCTCATCCGCAGACCACTCCGCCGGAAGTAGTGGACAAGCTTTTGGAGATGAGCCTGAACAACCCGACATGGGGTTGTGCCCGGCTGAGTGACATGCTCAAACTGCAGGGCACCTATGTCAGTCCTCCCACCATTCAGAACATCCTCAACAAGCACGGCATGGGTTCCCGCTACGAACGGCTGCTCAAGCTTGAGGAAAAAGTGTTGCAAACCCCCGTGGAACTGACGGCGGAGCAAGCGATCCTCATCGAAAAGGCCAATCCTTGTTTTCGCGAACGTCATGTGGAAAGCAGCCGTCCAGGCGAACTGTTGGCCCAGGATACGTTTTTTGTCGGAACCTTAAAGGGAGTGGGCAAAGTCTACCTGCAAGCGATCGTCGATACGTACGGCAGTTACGCGTTTGGGTTTCTGCATACAGGAAAACTGCCGGAATGTGCGGTGGCCATTCTCCACAACGACGTGCTGCCGTTCTATCGCAAACATGGGCTTACGGTATCCGCCGTCCTCACGGACAATGGCCGGGAGTTCTGTGGGAGGGATACCCACCCGTATGAGCTGTACCTGGCCCTAAACGATATCGAACACCGAAAGACCCGGGTGCGACGGCCACAAACAAACGGATTCGTAGAGCGCTTTAACCGAACCGTGCTGGATGAGTTTTTCCGGATCAAGTTCCGTGAGAAATTCTACGATGGATTGGACGAACTGCAACGGGATCTCGATGCATGGTTGGTTAATTACAACATGGAACGGCCCCACCGTGGATATCGCAACATGGGAAAGCGTCCCATCGAGACCATTACCAATTATCTATCAGAAATGGAAGCTGAGTCTACGAGCATTGTTCGAAAAGAAGCTTAA